The following proteins are co-located in the Neomonachus schauinslandi chromosome 8, ASM220157v2, whole genome shotgun sequence genome:
- the HS3ST5 gene encoding heparan sulfate glucosamine 3-O-sulfotransferase 5, translating to MLFKQQAWLRQKLLVLGILAVGSLLYLVARVGSLDRLQPICPIEGRFGARGQAEFPLRALQFKRGLLHEFRKGNISKDQVHLHDLVQQLPKAIIIGVRKGGTRALLEMLNLHPAVVKASQEIHFFDNDENYAKGIEWYRKKMPFSYPQQITIEKSPAYFITEEVPERIYKMNSSIKLLIIVREPTTRAISDYTQVLEGKERKNKTYYKFEKLAIDPNTCEVNTKYKAVRTSIYTKHLERWLKYFPIEQFHIVDGDRLITEPLPELQLVEKFLNLPPRISQYNLYFNATRGFYCLRFNIIFNKCLAGSKGRIHPEVDPSVITKLRKFFHPFNQKFYQITGRTLNWP from the exons ATGCTATTCAAACAGCAGGCGTGGCTGAGACAGAAGCTCCTGGTGCTGGGAATCCTTGCCGTTGGGAGTCTGCTGTATCTAGTCGCCAGAGTTGGGAGCTTGGATAG GCTACAGCCCATTTGCCCCATCGAAGGCCGATTTGGAGCCCGCGGCCAGGCCGAATTCCCTCTCCGCGCCCTGCAGTTTAAACGTGGCCTGCTGCACGAGTTCCGGAAGGGCAACATTTCCAAGGATCAGGTTCACCTTCATGACCTGGTCCAGCAGCTCCCCAAGGCCATTATCATTGGGGTGAGGAAAGGGGGCACCAGGGCCCTGCTTGAGATGCTGAACCTCCATCCAGCTGTGGTCAAAGCCTCTCAAGAAATCCACTTTTTTGACAATGATGAGAATTATGCCAAGGGCATTGAGTGGTACAGGAAAAAGATGCCTTTTTCTTACCCACAGCAAATCACAATTGAAAAGAGCCCAGCATATTTTATCACGGAGGAGGTTCCGGAAAGGATTTACAAGATGAACTCATCCATCAAGTTGTTGATCATTGTCAGGGAGCCAACCACAAGAGCTATTTCTGATTACACTCAGGTGctagaggggaaggagaggaagaataaaaCTTACTACAAGTTTGAGAAGCTGGCAATAGACCCTAATACCTGTGAAGTGAACACAAAATACAAGGCAGTAAGAACCAGCATCTACACCAAACATCTGGAAAGGTGGTTAAAATACTTTCCGATTGAGCAATTTCACATTGTCGATGGAGATCGCCTCATCACGGAACCTCTGCCAGAACTTCAGCTCGTGGAGAAGTTCCTAAATCTTCCCCCTAGGATAAGTCAGTACAATTTATATTTCAATGCTACCAGAGGGTTTTACTGCTTGCGATTTAACATTATCTTTAATAAGTGCCTGGCGGGCAGCAAGGGGCGCATTCATCCAGAGGTGGACCCCTCTGTCATTACCAAATTGCGCAAATTTTTTCACCCTTTCAATCAAAAATTTTACCAGATCACTGGGAGGACATTGAACTGGCCCTAA